ATGCTGGCATCGCCATCTTGCATGTCCAAAACCGGCACAATGAAGAGCCAAGGCTAACATAAATGCAACCCTAAGTGCAATGTCTCATCCTTCCGGTGGACTAAAATTAACTTTATAACCTTATTAAAATTATGCATGGAAAGGCATCTGCCAGAGATGTGCATATATGTTCCAAGGATAAGCAAGCAACCAGAATTGATGGATCGGGTGCCTCACCGTGTCACTACAAATCCGACGTCAATATATTTGATCGATACTGTTGGTGTAGTGCGAGGGAAGGCATGTGGAGGCAAGAAGTACACAGTGATGTTGATCGCGCGCACAAAAATAGAAGTGTGGTAGATCGGTGGGGAAAAAGTGTATGCCCGCAGTGTTAAACATGTACATAGTGCAGAAAAAAGTAACAGTTACCTTAGTGGTAGGTACCCATCATAGTCAAATGTCCAAAATGAGCACGAATCAGCAGGCATGCTATTACTCGAGTACTCTATGTATAATGGACAACAATGGATAAACCAGAAATGATCATAGTAGCACCAAGAGCGTGATTGTAATTCTATAGCGTGGAATAAAGATCATTTTGGGTATGTTGTATGTCATTAAGGACAAAAGTAATCATATGAACAGAAAAGGCATGAACAGGATCTTAGTTGCGTTTGTATGACTGAAAGGAAAATATTTGTTGAATATGACTCCCTCAATGGTCATATGCAGCCACCCCCAAATGATGTTTCTTACTTAAACTTGTTCTCTAGGGCACTGATGTTCATTAGCAGCCACCCCAAACGATGTTTCTTACTTAAACTTGTTCTCCAGGGCACTGATGTTCATTAATACAGTTTCTATATATCACATAGACCATGTTTAAATGAGATTACATATGATTCCTTATGTAATGGATAGAGAACAAACTTACATGTTGTCCCAACAAAACCTTCCATTCAAGCATATAGCTAGGCAAGGCAAGTCTTATTACAACAACACAACAATGAATAATAGAGATCCTAGTTCTAACCAAAACAATTCTCTTCAGATATGTTGTTACAGCATCGGAATTCAGAATTAGTAAAAGCATCTCCATCAACTCACAAAGTTATAGCTTCCAAAACAAGGGTATTGGGATCTCTTTaaaaataataaatccaaaaaaGACAATGCTCCAATAGCTCTCTATAATTttcataaaacactttgaaatctATTGTTCAACCacgcaaatgtttctacaatatggTTCCTACGGTCACGAGCGTTCGCCGTCGAGGAAGCCGATGGCACGAGCTGCAAGAGAAGGTAGCAGGTCACCAGCAGGAAGCCGATCGCAAGAGCTGCGATATAAAATACTGAACTTGTTGCAGGACTATCTTCTCGCTTGGTGCAGTATTGTCTTCTCACTCAGCTGGATGTACCACACAGCCTACAACTTGATGACAAAAAAAACTGAACTTGATGCAACACTATCTTCTCGCTCAGCTGGATGTCCCACGATATTTTGACTTCCATTAGTGTAAGCTATCAGTAACATTCAGGTATAGGTAGCAGAAGAATTTTCTATCAAAACAATAGAAATACAAATCAACATAGACTCTATGTAACTTGAATAATAAGGTAAAATGATAAGATATTCTTTGAACGAAATGCTGCTGACGCATACAAATATCCAGAAATAAGGTAGATGCTAACAAATTAATGGCACTAAAGACTGAGGCACGAGAAAATGTCATCCATATTTGTGGCTCACCAATTCACCCATGAGAAGGAAAAAATATAATTCCAATATTACATCTTTCACACCGCAAGCAAACTAAGAGTAAACAATATGAACAAGTATTATTCCTATCGTCCAATAAACATTACAGTTATCAATGACAACACTGCCATTGGTGGAGTGGATGGTCATGTAGGGCACGAGCagaacaacagcaaagctccaagTCCTTGTAATGGGTACAAAAACCAAAACAGAAGCACACGTTTTCTGCTAGTCTCAAAACAGAGAACCAAATCCGTATTTTTTGCTATTATGAAAACAGATAACTGAAGCAAATATTTTCTGCTATTCTCAAAACAAGGAACTGAACCACATATTTTCTACATAGGGTTGGGCACTTGTGCATTGAGGCCAACATGGCGTTAGATGTATCTAATAACTTCAAAAATGGAATTCACGTCGTAAAAAGGTGCTACTTGAGCATTAAGAGCCCAGTAGGAAAAAACAGACATGCAGTGTAAACATAGAAAAATGGATCATCACTAAGGAATAATTTCTAAGTACTACTTTCCTGAAGATAACAGTAAATGGAATGATTTGGTTGGCAATTGCCACACACTTCATCCCAAATTCCAAATTACATAAGGTAAGGTAAAAATTCTTCACCAATCCAATCAATAGTTCAGACTCAAGAGTCAGAGCATAACTAAAACCTATCAGCTGTTGCTATGCAAACTTCATTCAAAGAAACACAACTTGCTAGTAAGGTAGTACCTCAGATTTACATGGCCCATTATATGTGGAATCAATATTTAAGGTCTATATAGAACCAAAGAACTGAGTAGAAACTAGAAAGATGTTCTCCTTTAATTAAAGAAGCCAACCATAAACAGTGATACGACATTCTTCCAACTAAAGGAAATTCAGTGAAATGCCAAAGAGAGCTTCTCTTGTGTATCTCTGCTAGAGGTTACAGGCTTATATTCATTGTTCTGCACTAAGATATTTCGGAAATTGGAGTTATGTATGTTTCTTATGATGTGCCACGTTATAAGAAAGCTTGCAGTCCATTTATCCATGCACCAAAAGTCCAAGTCATTTTGGTAGTCAACAGGGCCAACCATCTAAGCAACACCACAAAAATGGGAACTTTCATGGACCTGCTAGACCATAATTTTGGACTCAATAATTCAAGTTCAAGAACATGAAATTGAATGAAAGAGGTCGACTACCTTCAAATTAAGATCAACTCACCTAAAAGAACAAGAAAACTGGGCACAAGGTAGAACTACTTGCAGCTATCGCTTGAGCCTCTCTGAATGCAATATCCAACTGCATACCTTAATGCTTTCATTCTGCAAGAAAAAATGCATAAAAGAATTGAATGAATCAACCATACACACATCTAGAAATTAGATGAAGGCCATCAATTGGCAAGCAAAAAAACTTTTATACCAAGACATTACAAATTTCAATACCTTTTTAATCGCACTTTCAATAAAATCTAGCGCAAAAACGTTCCTAACTGTTTTAGCGAGTTCTCCAGTGAAACAACCTATTCCAGCACCAAGCTCTAGGATAGATGTTCCTTCATCTGAAGGAAGCAAAAACAGGATCTACACAAAAGGAACAGGAGCATATCGAAATGTTTAACCCTAAAAGACAAGATGCATTCAGGAACACCTTCAAGCAAATAGTGGGCATTTCACAGGAACGAAATAGAACTGGTTCAATTTTGAACAGATAATCAATAAATGCAGGCTACAATTTTGAATTACTATTTTTTCATTACAGATGTTATATTAAACTAAGAAACACCATAGTCAGAATATAAAATGTATCAACACATTCTTACAAAAGATACAACCTACAGGGAAAATCAATGTATTCATCATATAACACAATAAAATAAAGTTATGGTGTAAATTAGCTTTTATGTTAACTTTTTATATATAATATTTAACAGTCGACGGCGTAGAAAATAATCAGTGCAACATTTTTCCTTATGGTCGTAATCAACACATGTATAATTTACTACATTAGAGTAAAAGTCGTACTCAAAAGAGTAAACATTTACTGTGTTTGTTAATTAGATTTTAACTAAGAAATTAGTTATACTCCACATCATCCATTAAAAGACCTGGCAAAACCTCAGGCGAGCAAGCGGTTTTCTTGGTCAAGTTCAGTTTTCACTCGTGaaaggaaaaaagaaagaaaaaatatCAATCGACGAAACCCTCTCCCATAACAAACATAGCAGACTTataagcagaaaaagaaaaaagaaatatCTGTCAATGTAACCCTCTCATCACAATTATACCACACTTGCGTTGAACAACACAAATTGCCGTGTTGTCGATCCCAAAAAGTGCATCTATCTTTATTTCCAAAACATGCGTCCCTTTAGAGACGAGCAAAGGCTCAAAGAGTGTGTCTAACTGACAGATGCTGCCCAAATCCAAGCATATGGATCTCAAAAAGCACTAAACAAGTCACTAAATACTTAGTAGCAAAAAATGGAATGGATAATAGAGAGAAACAAACTCGTAGAACCAATCACCTTAGGGCAGCCCCCTTGTCCAGAGCGACAGGTGGCCCCTTGTCGAGATTGACAGCGCGGGAGTCCAGCATCATGGCATCGACGATGAGGTTCTTGGGATGCTCCTCCTAGGAGCTCTTCTGCGCCTGCCTCTCCTCGACCCCCATCTTCCCTGCAACGCCCCACAGAGAAATTGTCAACACGAACAAACCAAACTGCAAGCACCATGTGCTCGACACTTCTCCCCATCCAACCCAACAACACAAAATGAACCCCCAAGGTAGGTCGCGATGAGCAAATCTGATCCCCTCTTCATGGAGCGGTCGCGGTTCCCAGGCGAAGGTGGCGGCGTGGTCGCACTGCGTCGCGAGGAGGGCGACCCATTTTGACAAATTTCTCTTCCCGAGGGATTTGGCAAAATGGGTCGCTCTAAGTTGCTGCTCTGCAAAACACACCGCCTTTAGCAGGGATCGTAAAAATGGGTCGCTTGAGTCTGCGCGCTGGCCAAAAAAGGTCAGTTTTCCTTTTGGCGTACCTGGCAGGTGGGCCCTCTTTGCAATCTGCCGATTTTGCCCTTACGGCCGCTCAAAACGCTGTCTTCTCCCTCCAATTCATTTTCTTCATCTCTGAACTCTTTCAGTCGACCGTGGTCGTCGTTCGCTGTCGATGCAGGAGCCGGAGGCCGTAAGGAGGCGAACTTTGGAGCGGCCACCAGTCCCCTCTGCAGGTGCTCTTCCTCCTTCCTTCTGGAGCCTTTCTCCTGCCCTATCCCCTACCCTATTCGACGCTTAGACATAGCAATGGCTCCtgttttaggtttagggtttaccgTCAGCCGAATAGCAATGGCCCCTGTTTTTATTTGCAGCAGTGTATTAGCGCTTACATTCTTTGGTCCTAGTTGTGTATTAGAGCTTACATTCTATGTAATTtaggtttaggtttagggttttgaTGCATCAGTGAATATTTGCAGCAGTGATGCATCAGTGTATCAGCCGAATAGCAATGGCCCCTGTCTTTATTTGCAACAGTGAATATTTATGTGCTCTGTGTTCCTAGCGGTGTATTAGCGCTGGTTTATTAATAGTATTGTTATAATGGATGCAGGGATGTCGAAGAGCACTGAGATCGCAGACAAAGCAATCATCTTGATGTAGGATCATGCCAAGCATATCTATCGTATTTGCAATGAGAAGCTACCCTTGGGTAAGGGCTTGACTGCATTTGAGGTTAAAGAACTTCGTGAAGCACTTGAATTTGCCGCCGAAGGATTGGAGCTGGATTCCCTTTTTTGCCAAGAGGATTTGGATGCTACTGTTAaggaggaacaattggagcatgaCGAGAAGGTGGCTTTAGAGATGATTGAAAGCCCGCTACCTTCTCCTGATTCGGACTGCTTCCT
This portion of the Zea mays cultivar B73 chromosome 2, Zm-B73-REFERENCE-NAM-5.0, whole genome shotgun sequence genome encodes:
- the LOC100277270 gene encoding uncharacterized protein LOC100277270, which encodes MGRSVEHMVLAVWFVRVDNFSVGRCREDGGRGEAGAEELLGGASQEPHRRCHDAGLPRCQSRQGATCRSGQGGCPKNESIKVCSWILHSERLKR